In Chitinophaga sp. H8, the sequence GTTAGCCCGGAAAGCACTCACAAAGAGATACACACCTGATCAATGTTAGCATGTTACAGACAGCGTTGGGAGAGAACCGGTCATCAGGGTTTATTACGGGGCTCTTTTTGGGCCAGGATCATTTCTAATGCTTTTTTCCCGCCTTCGTTTTCCGGATTGAGCTGGATCGACCGCTGGTACATCTCTGCAGCCTTGTCGGGCTGTCCTGCTTTCAGTAATGCTTCTCCATAACTATCGAAGGTGTTCCAGCTTGAGGGGAATAATTCTGTATTTAATTTAAAGGTTTCCAATGCCTGGGGATACAGCACTCTTTCGGGAAGATGATAGGTGTTTTCCGTACCAAGAAAGTCATACCCAAGTTGGTTCAGTTCGCCTTCAGACAATTGGTAGTTGACAGTATCTTTTGCTAATTTTTGCAGCAATGCCTTTGCGGCTACTGCTCCCTGTTTTGCCAGGGCGATGCCGTATAGTCTGGCAATACTGTATTTAGGGGGTGTCACCGGCTCCTTATTCAGCAGTTGCATGGCCTGGTTGCCGGTCTCGAGTGCATTATAATGGCAATTGTCGAACAGGATGACCGTTTGATGTTTATCAATATTGCGAAGGAGGATAGCACTTAACCCAACGGCAGCGCCGCTATGATAAACTACTTTTCCATGGGTACTATCTTGACTGATCTCCCAGCCCAGACCAAATAATGCTGGTTGTAGCTGGCCGTCATTAAGCCTGGCTGGTTCAAAGCTTTGCTGTAGTGTGGATGTCTTGAGCAGGCGGTTGTCGTAAAGTGCCTGATCATAACGGAGCAGATCATCCACTGTGCTGATATAATCCCCGAACCCGGTTACTGCAAATGTCCGCCAGTAATCCCGTATAAAGGGGATGGTGTTGGCCCTTATGGGGGAGGCATCGAACAAGCCACGGAACAGATGTGGAAAAGCGTATTGATGCAGCGTATCGGTGTTGAGTTGCGCACTTAACGGCATAAAGCGGGTATGGGTCATCCCGGCTGGATTAAGAATATGTTCCTGTATGTAATCCGGATATGGCTGGCCGGATATTTTTTCAATGATCAGCGCCAGTACCAGGTAATTAACATTATCATAGTTGCCACTGCTACCTGGTACGTAAATGAGTGCTGGTTTAACGGCAATGGCTGCTGGTAAAAAATCGGCATTCGTAAAAATGCGTTTAGGGTCCTGTGCCAAAGCTGGTTCAAAGAAAGCATTATAAGGGGGTAATCCTGAAGTATGCGACAGGAGTTGGCTGATCTTCATATCAGGATAGGGAAAACCCGGTAGGTAACGAAATACAGCATCATTGACAGTAAGTTTGCCTTGTTCTGCCAGTTGGAGTATGGCGGTTGCTGTCATGGTTTTTGTGATAGAGGCGATGGGAAACGCTGTATTGGCACGGTTGGGCTGCCGGCTTTTAAAGTCGGCGTAACCGAAAGAACCGCGGTAGATAACTTTACCATTTTCGGCTACCAATACATTACCGCTGAACTGGTGGGTTTTTTCCAGCCGTTTAAAGAAAGCGTCCAGTTGCTGTTGCTGTGCCTGACTGGTCAGCGTAATACTTAGCAGGTATAACAAGCCAATGCTACTTTTTACAAAGAAAGCGTCTATGGTTTTTACAATGGAAATATGCATGGGCGATCTTTTTGCTAAAGGTAAATAGGATCAATGATCCTCTATCCGCACTCAGCCGCTTACCTGCAGCTTGTTTTCCGCTATTGATCTGGCCGGCCTGGTAAGTTGCAACACGTGTTTAAGCACTTCATGCGCTGCTTCTATCTCTTCTTTTTTTATGGAAATACTTTCAATATTAAAACCAACGGGAATGTTCTTTTGCTCCGCATAATTCAGAATGTCGCCGGCAATGTTGATGCAGGTATCAATGGAGGAGGCCAGGATGTCCTTGGCATGTTTCAGATCGTTGTATAACCATTTGGGTACTTCAATCCCCAGCCACTTCATGAACTGCAGGGTTTTCAGTGAGCCGCAGGGGGCCAGTGTAAAGATAATGGGCGCCACACCACATGCTCTTTCCTGTGAACCGTAATAGTAGTCGGACAACAGGTTTTTAGTATCGTTGATATTATACACGCATTGGGACACGAAAAAGCCGCAGCCATGTTCCATCTTTCTGAAAATCCGGTGATGCTCATCGGCTTTTTTGCCATGCCGCTCAGGAATGGTAACACCGCCCAGCAAAAGATCAGGCACGATGTCCTGTTTCAGTGCATAGGCATCACTGAGCGAAAAGTTAGTGGCTTCCACCTGTTGGTGGGAAGTGGCGCCCACAAACACCATGTATTCCAGTTCTTTGTTTTGCATGAGCCAGCGCTGGAAATCTTCCTTCGTCTGGTTGGCAATGCTTTTATAGATGATACGGGGTATGGGCAGGTCGATAAGAAAATCTTTGCTATAGGTTTCGGGTGGTATACTGGGGATAAACGAGAACGTTCGGGTTTCGTCTGTCCGCAGCGATTCATCCTGTATATCGTACAAAATTAAACCATCAATATCCAGGTTACGGAGCCGTTCTGCCTGCGTGGCGGCAATAGTAAGCACTCTTTCAGGCGCGGTAGTGATTTTTGGGGGTGTCAGACTGTAAAAAATGATCCGGGAGCGTCCGTCCAGCATCTTGTTCTTTAAATTACTCATTTGGGCAATTGTGAATTATATAATATATAGCCTGTAAAATAACAAAAATGAGATAATATAAACAATGCAGGGGCTACCCTTCGTGATAACGTTTTAAGGAAGCAATTCCCGTTTGCCCAATCCTTTTATGATCAACCATATTCCTAAAACTACTTCCTGGATGGCTGTAGGAGCATTTAAGGACAGGTATGCATAGGTAATCACATCTACTTTTTGAAACAAAAGCAGGATGCTGGCACTCATTGATAAAAAAGCACCTGCCATGCCCCAGACAGATAGCCATCGGGGAATTAGTTTTGCCCGAAAGCATAAAATATAAAACAGGCAGTTGCCTGTACATAAAACGATCAC encodes:
- a CDS encoding serine hydrolase codes for the protein MHISIVKTIDAFFVKSSIGLLYLLSITLTSQAQQQQLDAFFKRLEKTHQFSGNVLVAENGKVIYRGSFGYADFKSRQPNRANTAFPIASITKTMTATAILQLAEQGKLTVNDAVFRYLPGFPYPDMKISQLLSHTSGLPPYNAFFEPALAQDPKRIFTNADFLPAAIAVKPALIYVPGSSGNYDNVNYLVLALIIEKISGQPYPDYIQEHILNPAGMTHTRFMPLSAQLNTDTLHQYAFPHLFRGLFDASPIRANTIPFIRDYWRTFAVTGFGDYISTVDDLLRYDQALYDNRLLKTSTLQQSFEPARLNDGQLQPALFGLGWEISQDSTHGKVVYHSGAAVGLSAILLRNIDKHQTVILFDNCHYNALETGNQAMQLLNKEPVTPPKYSIARLYGIALAKQGAVAAKALLQKLAKDTVNYQLSEGELNQLGYDFLGTENTYHLPERVLYPQALETFKLNTELFPSSWNTFDSYGEALLKAGQPDKAAEMYQRSIQLNPENEGGKKALEMILAQKEPRNKP
- a CDS encoding methylenetetrahydrofolate reductase; the encoded protein is MSNLKNKMLDGRSRIIFYSLTPPKITTAPERVLTIAATQAERLRNLDIDGLILYDIQDESLRTDETRTFSFIPSIPPETYSKDFLIDLPIPRIIYKSIANQTKEDFQRWLMQNKELEYMVFVGATSHQQVEATNFSLSDAYALKQDIVPDLLLGGVTIPERHGKKADEHHRIFRKMEHGCGFFVSQCVYNINDTKNLLSDYYYGSQERACGVAPIIFTLAPCGSLKTLQFMKWLGIEVPKWLYNDLKHAKDILASSIDTCINIAGDILNYAEQKNIPVGFNIESISIKKEEIEAAHEVLKHVLQLTRPARSIAENKLQVSG